The DNA window TTTGGAACACAGGTCAAAATTTGATATGTATCAAAAGTTCTAATTATATTTATGGCTTTTTATATGTATAAAACTATTGATTTATAAGTGTTTTGTTTTTATTTTAAATATGTATAAATGCAGTTATTATTGCTAACTAGCAGAGTTAATCGCAGTACTAATGCAATAAGCAGGGGGGATTTAAGAAAAATATGGATTTTTAACATTGTAAATCTAAAAATATCTTCTATATAAGCACCATTTAAATTCTGACTATCTAAATTAGAACGTTCATCTTTATTAAATACTCAATAAGAAATATATAGCTATATTTAGTTTTTCAGGTTATATATGCTAAACAGCATGTAAGATATTAATTATTATGATGTTAATTTATTATCCTGATGGAAGGTTCCTTTTATGACATACCAGTTTTCAAATAATGTCATTTTTTGTAAAATAAAAGCGAATCTTAAAAGTCCGGAAGGTATACAGAAATTAAGTTCATCAGAAAAAGAAATTATTGATTTATTATGTAGCCAAAATGGTGCCGTTGTTTCTAAAGAAGAGCTGAAGGTTATAGGCTGGCCGGGGTTGGAAGTAACCGATCAATCTTTAACACAAGCTATTTATTCACTAAGGAAAAAATTAGCGTTATGTGGCGCTGATGATGTTATTGCGACTGTCTTCAACCAGGGCTATACCGTTAAAAATACGGAGCTATTATCGGAAAATGCGTTATCTTTACAAGCGCACTCTATCTATAAGATCAACGCTACAAATATACTGTTATTTTTCATTTGTTTACTATTACCCTACATACTTTATGAGCAACTTCTACAGAGTGAAAGTCATAATGAAGAATTGGCTTTCTTGTTTCCTAAAACAAACTATACACATAATGGTAATTACCTTACGCTTATCTCAAATGAGAACATAAACAAAGATAGAAAAGTTATGATTGAAATGTTCTCTGATAAAATACCAACTAAAAGTAAGGTATTTTCTTTTATAACCAATAATAAAACCTATATTCTAGCTTGCCCATTAAGTAATAATGCCATTATGTGTGACAGTACTATAAGTAAAGTATTAGAATTACCTGCAAATGAAGAGAACATAGCGGCTAATAAAGTGAAAGAGTGGTTCTCATTACAGCAAGAAATTAAAACTGCTCTCCCGCTATTTACAGGGATAATGATGAGTTCGACTAACTATATGTTTGTTGATGAACAACTCACCATTACGGATAAAATGCGCTTTATTTTCAATTTTAAAAATCAGGTCGAAAGTGGATTTAAAGAATTCAAGATTAAAGATAAAAAATATGAAGGGAAGTATAAAGGCTCTATATTATATTCAAAGAAATCAGATACAAAAAATACCTTTATTAGCCGTAGTGGTGATTTTACGTTTAGTTTTGATAACGACGTCGGTACCACAGCGTTAATTATGCAAAATAGAACGATAGATATTATTCCTTTTAATCGTAGTATGAAAGACAAATGTAGCAAAAAAATTACAGAGAAACGTGTCATTTGGAAGGTTGAAGAATGGGGGAATCAATCTCTATGGGTGACCCTGTAAATGATTCTGTGTAATTACCATTTTAGAGATGATCTTTTAATCGGTCTTCAAATTCAATGATAAAACGATTCATGGCTGCTTTCCAGTTATGGATCGGCATCGACCACTTTTTTGAAGCTGAACGGATCGCTAAATACACTACTTTTTTAGCTGAATCATCGCTTGGAAATACCTTCCTATTCTTGATTGCTTTACGTATAACGCTGTTAAGTGATTCAATGGCGTTCGTTGTGTAAATCGCTTTTCTGATATCCTTAGGATATCTGAAAAACGTATTTAAGTTCTCCCAATTGCTAATCCATGACTTTGATATTTGTGGATATTTATCATCCCAGCGTTCTGAAAACGCATCTCGTTCCATTAACGCTATATCTTCAGTATCTGCTTGGTAAATTCGTTTTAGGTCTGCCGTTACCGCCTTGTAGTCTTTCCAGGATACAAATCGTAGTGAATTTCTAATCATATGAACGATACAAAGCTGGATATGAGTTTCAGGGTAAACTGTATTAATTGCATCTGGAAAGCCTTTCAGGCCATCTACACACGCGATTAGGATGTCTTCGACACCTCTATTCTGTAACTCTGTTAATACATTCAGCCAAAATTTAGCACCTTCATTCTCAGCGAACCACAAGCCTAACAGCTCTTTTTCACCGTCAAGGTTTATGGCTAAAGCAAGAAATACGGCTTTGTTAATTACGCGATTGTCTTGGCGTATTTTAACGACTATGCAATCTAAATAAACGATAGGATAGATGCTATCTAGCGGCCTATTTTGCCACTCGTTTACTTCTTCAATGACGGCATTGGTTACTTTTGATATGAGGGTTGGAGAGATATCCGCATTGTACATTTCTTTAAATGAATCAACGATATCACGTGTTGTCATTCCTCGAGCATAGAGACTCAGGATCTTATCATCCATCGACGTAAAACGAGTTTGGTTTTTCTTGACCAGCTTCGGTTCAAAGCTACCCTCGCGATCTCTGGGTGTATCAAGTTCAAATTGGCCATCTTCAGTTTTTAGTGTTTTGGATGAATGTCCATTTCGGTAATTTCGCGAGGTTTCTTTCTGGTTTTTTTCATAACCCAGATGGTCATCTAGCTCCGCATTGAGCGCAGCTTCAACGGTTATTTTAGTTAGCATTTGACTAAAATCGAGGAGGTCTTGTTGAGATTTCAAGCCTTTTGCGGCTTCCTTTGCAAAGGCTTCAAGTTCTTGCTTTGTCATAATTACCTATCCTTAATATGATTAAGTTAATGATAGGCAATTACACAGATTTCGGGACAGGGTCCTATGGGTATCAACTTCTGCTAATAAGATGTGGTTGTTTGAAGAACATCCACTATATTAACTTTTACTTTCTGCATTGCGATATTTAAACCACAGTGTTACTAATAGTAACTATATTCCCTCATTGATTATTCTGATTTCTTATGACCACCGCTAAATTCACACAAGGCTCTACTCTGTCTCATATTATTTATATGAGCTCTACAGGTGCTATTGGCTTAACTTGTCTTTTCCTCGTTGATTTACTTGATCTGTTTTATCTCAGTTTACTTGGCGAACAGCATTTAGCTGCGGCGGTTGGTTATGCGGGAACAGTGGCTTTCTTTACTACTTCAATATCGATTGGTCTGTCTATTGCTATGGGAGCATTAGTGTCTAAAGCGTTGGGGCAGGGGAAACGTAAAAGTGCAGAGTCTTATGTAACGAATATCAGCATAGTTACCATTTTTGTATCGCTGATCATTATGCTATTAACTTGGTTTAATATTGAAATATTGTTGAGTCTACTGGGTGCAAAAGGTGAGACGTTACGCTTGGGGACCATGTATTTACAAATCTTAGTTCCTTCGATGCCGCTAATGTCAATCGCTATGTCACTCGGTGCGAGTTTACGTGCAGTCGGTGATGGTAAATTATCTATGCTATCTACGATTGGTGGTGGTTTAGTTAATGCGATATTAGATCCTATTTTTATTTTTACGCTAGGTATGGGGATTGAAGGTGCGGCTATCGCGAGTGTGCTGTCTCGTTGCGCTGTATTTGCCCTGTCATTTTATGGGGTTTATTCAAAACATAAGCTATTAGGTCGTTGGCATATCAACCGTTTTAAAGCCCAACTACCCTTTATTATGGCCATCGCGCTACCAGCAATGCTAACGAACATTGCAACGCCAATCGGTAATGCGTTTGTTACGCGTAGTATCGCGGAATTTGGAGATAGCTTTATGGCGGGTTATGCAACTATTAACCGTATTCTACCTGTTGCATTTGGTATGATCTTCGCATTATCCGGGGCTATTGGCCCGATTTTAGGACAGAACTACGGAGCTAAATTAATACCACGTGTACGTAAAAGTTTAAAGGATGCGTTATGGTTTTGCGCTGGTTATGTGTTTGTTGTTTCTTTCATCTTGTATTTGCTCGAAGATTACTTGATCAGAGGCTTTAATCTGACTGGTGATGCGGTTGAAGTGGTTACTTTGTTCTGTCGTTTATTAGCACTGACGTTTGTTTTTAACGGCATGATGTTTATTGCTAATGCAAGTTTTAATAACTTAGGTAAACCTAAATATTCGACTTGGTTTAATATGGGAAAAGCAACATTGGGCACGATCCCATTTGTACTTATTGGTGCAGATATAGCGGGTGTTAAGGGGATATTAATTGGCCAGGCGTTAGGGTCTGTTTTCTTTGGTATTGCTTCTATCATGCTAGCATTTAAGTTAATCAAACAAAAAGAATGTAAGACGCATCATAATAGTGAACTGGCAAACAAGTTAGCAGAGGTTGAGACAACATCCACGGTCAATGCGCTGTCTTCTGAATGTTCACAATTTGGTATGTACAGCGAAGAGTGTGATAGTAAAGGTTGTAACTTACTATTAGATGAAAAATAAATGTTAACTCTTAACCTGTAAGTGAATAAGAATAGCTAATCATAAAGTCAAAACTAAATTAGTACTTTAATTTTAACAAAGTGATGTAAACTCGATAATAATGCTTTCGAAAGAGAAACAAGTTCTTAATCGGGTTATTTTGAGACTAGCAACACTAGGCTTGGGTAATAAGTAATAGTTGTTTTATGTATGTAAATAAAAATTTAAATGGAGACGTATGCTACATCAAACCATTATAAAAATACGCGGACAAGTAAATAAGTTAATACCAATCCCGCTTCCTAAACTGATTGAAGGTGGGGGCTCTGTTGTACAAACAGGGGGCGCATTGAAAGAGCTCGGTGGTGTTAAACCTTTGATTGTCACCGATGCGATGCTTGTTAAGCTTGGTATTGCAAAGCAGTTAACAGATGCGTTAGATGCTGCAAATATTGACTATGTCTTGTTTGATGAAGTAACCCCTGATCCTACATTACAATTAATTGCTAATGGTCTGCAGCATTATAAACAAAACGGTTGTGATAGCGTGATTGCTTTAGGTGGTGGTTCACCGATGGATTGTGCTAAAGGCATTGCTGCTGCGGCCGTTAAGAATGTCGATGCGAAAAAATTGGTTGGTTTATTACGTGTGCGTAAAGCTTTACCGCCATTTATCGCGATTCCAACTACGGCTGGTACAGGATCTGAAGCGACGGTTGTTGCTGTGGTTACTGATCCGGATAAAAAACAAAAGTTTACGATTGTAGACCCATGCTTGGTACCAGCTATTGCCATTATTGATCCGTTATTGATGCTAGGGCTTCCAGCTAAAATCACCGCTGAAACAGGTATTGATGCGTTAACACATGCGATTGAATCTTACATTGGTTATCATGCGACAGAACAAACTAAAGCTTATGGTTACGATGCGGTAAAACGTATTTTCGCTAACTTACCAAAAGCATATGCAGATGGCAGCGATGTAGAAGCCAGGCGTCAAATGTCTATTGCTAGCTTTAATGCTGGTGTGGCCTTTACCCGAGCATCGATAGGTTATGTGCATGCGATTGCGCATCAAATGGGGGGGTATTACCATATTCCTCATGGTCTTGGGAATGCAGTAATCTTAGCTCATGTACTTGAATTCTCATTTGAAAATGCATTATGTCGTTA is part of the Moritella viscosa genome and encodes:
- a CDS encoding iron-containing alcohol dehydrogenase, translated to MLHQTIIKIRGQVNKLIPIPLPKLIEGGGSVVQTGGALKELGGVKPLIVTDAMLVKLGIAKQLTDALDAANIDYVLFDEVTPDPTLQLIANGLQHYKQNGCDSVIALGGGSPMDCAKGIAAAAVKNVDAKKLVGLLRVRKALPPFIAIPTTAGTGSEATVVAVVTDPDKKQKFTIVDPCLVPAIAIIDPLLMLGLPAKITAETGIDALTHAIESYIGYHATEQTKAYGYDAVKRIFANLPKAYADGSDVEARRQMSIASFNAGVAFTRASIGYVHAIAHQMGGYYHIPHGLGNAVILAHVLEFSFENALCRYAELAIAAGLATSDDTQIEAAHKFVAGVKALNKTLNIQTNFPELKANDIPELAKRAVREAYCDYPVPKLMNRAQCENLLKKLLPV
- a CDS encoding transposase, IS256 family; protein product: MTKQELEAFAKEAAKGLKSQQDLLDFSQMLTKITVEAALNAELDDHLGYEKNQKETSRNYRNGHSSKTLKTEDGQFELDTPRDREGSFEPKLVKKNQTRFTSMDDKILSLYARGMTTRDIVDSFKEMYNADISPTLISKVTNAVIEEVNEWQNRPLDSIYPIVYLDCIVVKIRQDNRVINKAVFLALAINLDGEKELLGLWFAENEGAKFWLNVLTELQNRGVEDILIACVDGLKGFPDAINTVYPETHIQLCIVHMIRNSLRFVSWKDYKAVTADLKRIYQADTEDIALMERDAFSERWDDKYPQISKSWISNWENLNTFFRYPKDIRKAIYTTNAIESLNSVIRKAIKNRKVFPSDDSAKKVVYLAIRSASKKWSMPIHNWKAAMNRFIIEFEDRLKDHL
- a CDS encoding Na+-driven multidrug efflux pump, MatE family, which codes for MTTAKFTQGSTLSHIIYMSSTGAIGLTCLFLVDLLDLFYLSLLGEQHLAAAVGYAGTVAFFTTSISIGLSIAMGALVSKALGQGKRKSAESYVTNISIVTIFVSLIIMLLTWFNIEILLSLLGAKGETLRLGTMYLQILVPSMPLMSIAMSLGASLRAVGDGKLSMLSTIGGGLVNAILDPIFIFTLGMGIEGAAIASVLSRCAVFALSFYGVYSKHKLLGRWHINRFKAQLPFIMAIALPAMLTNIATPIGNAFVTRSIAEFGDSFMAGYATINRILPVAFGMIFALSGAIGPILGQNYGAKLIPRVRKSLKDALWFCAGYVFVVSFILYLLEDYLIRGFNLTGDAVEVVTLFCRLLALTFVFNGMMFIANASFNNLGKPKYSTWFNMGKATLGTIPFVLIGADIAGVKGILIGQALGSVFFGIASIMLAFKLIKQKECKTHHNSELANKLAEVETTSTVNALSSECSQFGMYSEECDSKGCNLLLDEK
- a CDS encoding putative transcriptional regulator; translated protein: MTYQFSNNVIFCKIKANLKSPEGIQKLSSSEKEIIDLLCSQNGAVVSKEELKVIGWPGLEVTDQSLTQAIYSLRKKLALCGADDVIATVFNQGYTVKNTELLSENALSLQAHSIYKINATNILLFFICLLLPYILYEQLLQSESHNEELAFLFPKTNYTHNGNYLTLISNENINKDRKVMIEMFSDKIPTKSKVFSFITNNKTYILACPLSNNAIMCDSTISKVLELPANEENIAANKVKEWFSLQQEIKTALPLFTGIMMSSTNYMFVDEQLTITDKMRFIFNFKNQVESGFKEFKIKDKKYEGKYKGSILYSKKSDTKNTFISRSGDFTFSFDNDVGTTALIMQNRTIDIIPFNRSMKDKCSKKITEKRVIWKVEEWGNQSLWVTL